The proteins below are encoded in one region of Alistipes indistinctus YIT 12060:
- a CDS encoding right-handed parallel beta-helix repeat-containing protein yields the protein MNYSSRFLFSGGLLLCVASVFWGGNQPSAVATTHPLPEPSSVQQAPQPIPQAREFYVSPKGRDNNPGTKTMPWRTPQRATQGVTELLAEAPGTPVTVFFDGGRYTMDSPWIVTAAGSGSANAPVIYTAIPGETPIFSGGAEIKVWRHITDKATLKKLDPSIHNEVYVADLRKTRIDNYGDPTTPGQRPELFCNGELQTLSRWPDKGFVYAPQALGVTPAPENWAHFKGSMEGILRYDDPRPNRWTDEPDVRLNGYWFWDWLDEYQRLGRIDTAQQILYIQPPYHASGYKDGLRYRALNLLCELDTPGEWYIDRAKGLLYWYPSVEASYDNRVALTRFDAPYMAELDSCSHIILRGLTFEESRGSGVLITGGESCLLDGVRISGMGRDGVNIKGGSNHGIRSCLLRQLGFSGIQIEGGDRRTLTPAGHFVENSVVETFSTFKRTYEPAVHATGCGIRIAHNRFEHSSSSAMRYEGNDILVEYNVIRDVVNESDDQGGIESYFNPTYRGIVVRYNYWSDISGGTFSGATGVRMDDMICGVEVYGNIFERCGSYTFGGVQINGGKENVIENNIFYRCPAAVSFTSMWTPEKWEAYLDTVTVVRKMMYEDVDINSAVYRQRYPELQRLHEDFNRNIIRNNLVVDCPQVLITGHDGNTENNARQVVSNNTEIRADGRGIRSLCQPDFLARYGLKPIPLDEMGPHGNPWIK from the coding sequence ATGAACTACTCCAGCCGATTTTTGTTCTCCGGCGGCCTGCTTCTGTGCGTCGCCTCCGTATTTTGGGGCGGGAACCAGCCTTCTGCCGTCGCAACGACACACCCGCTACCGGAACCCTCCTCGGTACAACAAGCCCCGCAGCCTATCCCGCAAGCCCGGGAATTCTACGTTTCGCCGAAAGGACGGGACAACAACCCCGGAACGAAAACCATGCCCTGGCGCACCCCGCAACGCGCGACTCAGGGCGTAACCGAACTGCTCGCCGAGGCTCCCGGCACGCCTGTAACGGTATTTTTCGACGGGGGACGTTACACCATGGACTCTCCGTGGATCGTAACCGCAGCCGGTTCGGGAAGTGCGAATGCCCCCGTGATTTACACCGCAATCCCCGGTGAGACACCTATTTTCTCGGGCGGTGCGGAGATCAAAGTATGGCGCCACATTACGGATAAAGCAACACTCAAAAAGCTCGATCCGTCGATACACAACGAAGTGTATGTAGCCGACCTGCGCAAAACCCGCATCGACAATTACGGCGACCCGACGACACCCGGTCAGCGGCCGGAACTTTTCTGCAACGGCGAACTGCAAACCCTTTCCCGCTGGCCGGACAAAGGGTTCGTCTATGCGCCCCAAGCGCTCGGAGTGACCCCGGCCCCTGAGAACTGGGCCCATTTCAAAGGCAGCATGGAGGGCATCCTCCGCTACGACGATCCCCGCCCGAACCGTTGGACGGACGAACCGGACGTACGGCTGAACGGCTATTGGTTCTGGGACTGGCTCGACGAATACCAGCGCCTCGGACGGATCGACACCGCACAACAAATCCTGTACATTCAACCTCCCTACCATGCCAGCGGTTACAAGGACGGACTCCGCTACCGCGCACTGAACCTGCTCTGCGAGCTGGATACTCCCGGGGAGTGGTACATCGACCGCGCCAAAGGCCTCTTGTATTGGTACCCGTCGGTCGAGGCCTCCTACGACAACCGCGTCGCACTGACCCGTTTCGATGCTCCGTACATGGCCGAACTGGACAGTTGCTCGCACATAATCCTTCGCGGCCTTACGTTTGAAGAGAGCCGAGGCAGCGGTGTACTGATCACCGGCGGCGAATCCTGCCTGTTGGACGGGGTGCGCATCTCGGGCATGGGCCGCGACGGTGTCAACATCAAAGGCGGAAGCAACCACGGCATCCGGAGTTGCCTGCTGCGTCAACTGGGATTCAGCGGCATCCAGATCGAAGGCGGGGACCGGCGGACTCTGACCCCGGCCGGACACTTTGTAGAAAACAGCGTAGTAGAAACCTTTTCGACATTCAAACGCACGTACGAACCCGCCGTTCATGCCACGGGATGCGGCATACGCATCGCGCACAACCGGTTCGAACACTCCTCCTCGTCGGCTATGCGCTACGAGGGTAACGATATCCTGGTCGAATACAACGTCATCCGCGACGTAGTGAACGAATCGGACGACCAGGGCGGTATCGAATCCTACTTCAATCCGACCTACCGCGGCATCGTCGTCCGGTACAACTACTGGAGCGATATCAGCGGAGGTACCTTCTCGGGCGCCACGGGCGTGCGCATGGACGACATGATCTGCGGCGTGGAGGTGTACGGCAACATTTTCGAACGGTGCGGTTCTTATACTTTCGGCGGCGTGCAAATCAACGGCGGCAAAGAGAATGTGATCGAAAACAACATTTTCTACCGGTGTCCGGCAGCCGTAAGCTTCACTTCGATGTGGACGCCTGAAAAATGGGAAGCCTATCTGGACACGGTAACCGTCGTCCGCAAAATGATGTATGAAGACGTGGACATCAATTCGGCCGTGTACAGGCAGCGTTACCCCGAACTGCAACGCCTGCACGAAGACTTCAACCGCAATATCATCCGCAACAACCTGGTGGTGGATTGTCCCCAGGTGCTTATCACCGGACACGACGGCAACACCGAAAACAATGCGCGGCAGGTCGTTTCGAACAACACGGAGATCCGGGCCGACGGACGCGGCATCCGGTCGCTATGCCAACCCGATTTTCTGGCCCGTTACGGGCTGAAGCCGATCCCGCTCGACGAGATGGGCCCGCACGGCAATCCCTGGATCAAATAA
- a CDS encoding aldo/keto reductase: MRRIEIPSAELQVSSYCLGTMYFGSKVPVDTSLTLLDAYADRGGNFLDSANKYASWIEGFSGGESERVIGRWLKDRPRDRFVVTSKVGFPYGDVPRSLRADVIVSECEKSLRRLGTDYIDIYFAHAEDAGTPVEETLRAFDKLIRDGKVRCIGASNHQAWRLAEAELMARAAGLPHYVVLQQRFSYLQPVVGADFGTQLPLTPEQTDFCARHGVLLMAYSPLLGGLYEKPEIPVPVQYRSEHSDKLLELLRRRAAEWGYTPSQLVLGWMLALSPCVVPEVTASRLEHLEANLREVDPAHAAVFAEEVASVDSFTVKYS, translated from the coding sequence ATGAGACGCATCGAAATTCCTTCGGCCGAACTGCAAGTCAGCAGTTATTGCCTTGGAACCATGTATTTCGGCAGCAAGGTGCCGGTGGATACTTCGCTCACGCTGTTGGATGCCTATGCCGACCGGGGCGGTAATTTCCTCGATTCGGCTAACAAGTATGCCTCGTGGATCGAAGGATTCAGCGGCGGCGAAAGCGAACGGGTGATCGGTCGGTGGCTGAAGGACCGTCCGCGTGACCGCTTCGTGGTTACTTCGAAAGTGGGCTTCCCCTACGGGGACGTGCCGCGCAGTCTGCGCGCAGACGTGATCGTATCCGAATGCGAAAAGAGCCTGCGGAGGTTGGGCACCGATTACATCGATATCTACTTTGCGCACGCTGAAGATGCCGGTACCCCGGTCGAAGAGACGCTCCGTGCATTCGACAAGCTGATCCGTGACGGTAAAGTCCGCTGCATCGGGGCCAGCAACCACCAGGCGTGGCGGCTGGCCGAAGCTGAATTGATGGCGCGTGCTGCCGGATTGCCGCATTATGTAGTATTGCAGCAGCGTTTTTCATATCTACAGCCCGTTGTGGGTGCGGATTTCGGCACACAATTGCCGCTGACACCCGAACAAACCGATTTTTGTGCGCGTCATGGGGTGTTGCTGATGGCCTACTCCCCGTTGTTGGGCGGCTTGTACGAGAAGCCGGAGATACCCGTTCCGGTTCAATACCGCAGCGAACACAGCGATAAATTGCTGGAATTGCTGCGCCGCCGGGCTGCTGAATGGGGGTATACGCCCTCGCAGCTCGTGTTGGGATGGATGCTCGCTCTTTCACCCTGTGTGGTGCCGGAAGTGACGGCCAGCCGACTGGAGCACCTCGAAGCGAACCTTCGTGAGGTGGATCCTGCCCATGCCGCTGTTTTTGCCGAAGAGGTCGCCTCTGTCGACAGTTTTACGGTCAAATACAGTTGA
- a CDS encoding uroporphyrinogen decarboxylase family protein has translation MMNSRERMIKALNHQEPDRVPYDLAGTTVTGICKGAFLNAMKERGLSTEYDAKEVDPISQIVTPVEETLVKLKSDTRRIGARRVIDYEKIRTKEGSVWSLVDHWDCLWKLDETKDFYYNQFTHPLEQYDSITEGLKHWHVPDWADYVDRMKADIAEQAPFLGDYCGIADRNCAGLTEMSLRIRGYEKWYMDLLLDPEGAEELLEQITQHKIDYWNSLFDWIQEQGLEDKIQVMSECDDLGTQRSTLIAPDDLRRLVIPRFKRIWANNKKRMPHAKNFMHTCGSVRPILPDLIEAGLDIYNPVQFTAKDMDLKELKQEFGKDLVFWGGGIDTQSTLCKGTPDEVRDEVKRILDIMAPGGGFVFAPVHNIQDDVSGANFWAMWDTLMEYGKY, from the coding sequence ATGATGAACAGCAGAGAACGCATGATCAAGGCGCTCAACCACCAGGAGCCCGACCGTGTGCCGTATGACCTGGCGGGAACCACGGTCACCGGAATTTGCAAGGGAGCTTTTCTCAATGCGATGAAAGAACGCGGTCTTTCGACCGAATATGACGCCAAGGAGGTCGATCCCATTTCGCAGATCGTTACCCCTGTGGAAGAGACGCTTGTAAAACTCAAGTCGGATACGCGTCGGATCGGCGCCCGCCGGGTAATCGATTACGAAAAGATACGCACCAAGGAAGGAAGCGTCTGGTCGCTCGTAGACCACTGGGATTGCCTTTGGAAGCTCGATGAAACCAAGGATTTTTATTATAACCAATTTACCCATCCGCTCGAACAGTACGATTCGATTACCGAAGGGCTCAAGCATTGGCATGTGCCTGATTGGGCCGATTATGTGGATCGTATGAAGGCGGATATCGCCGAGCAGGCGCCTTTCCTGGGCGATTATTGCGGCATTGCCGACCGCAACTGTGCGGGCCTGACCGAAATGTCGCTGCGCATCCGCGGTTACGAAAAATGGTATATGGATCTGCTGCTCGATCCGGAAGGTGCCGAGGAGTTACTCGAGCAGATCACCCAACACAAGATCGACTACTGGAACTCGTTGTTCGACTGGATCCAGGAGCAGGGTCTCGAAGATAAGATACAGGTGATGTCCGAATGCGACGATTTGGGAACGCAGCGCTCGACGCTCATCGCCCCCGACGACCTGCGCCGGCTGGTGATTCCGCGTTTTAAACGTATCTGGGCCAACAACAAGAAGCGGATGCCCCATGCGAAGAATTTTATGCACACATGCGGTTCTGTGCGTCCCATCCTTCCCGATTTGATCGAAGCGGGTCTCGATATTTACAATCCGGTACAGTTTACGGCCAAGGACATGGACCTCAAAGAGCTGAAGCAGGAATTCGGCAAGGACCTGGTCTTCTGGGGCGGCGGTATCGACACCCAGTCGACGCTGTGCAAAGGTACGCCCGACGAGGTGCGTGACGAAGTGAAGCGTATTCTCGATATCATGGCTCCGGGCGGCGGGTTTGTGTTCGCTCCGGTGCACAACATTCAGGATGATGTGTCGGGAGCCAACTTCTGGGCGATGTGGGATACGCTGATGGAGTACGGAAAATACTAA
- a CDS encoding polysaccharide lyase 8 family protein gives MNRKTTTRNSKLLLFSCAVLLSAAFFCTGCSSQSRSFDQMRLAFRETLVGPPGLDLNDSAVIHRIDRVDGLTKEYWTSMNKTPDRTWLWEDCNVEGISTITLVPYSRLYYMALAVSTPGSEFYGNDSLKRDVIDGMDWMEANRYNPSIPLYDNWWMFVIGTPLNITRVMTLLYDDLTPEQRARYEAAMNHYAPDVTYEGAATGANKVWQCAAMAARGFLTQDPAKLDMAVKGLETEFKTVTTSDGFYEDGSFVQHQWHPYTGGYGRSLLENLVNMIEIVHGSQWEIPQAQMEMLYGWVRNAYEPLLYRGAFMDMVRGREMSRPGAGDRGTGHSIMQQLFRLSQLSTPTEKAYLQSLVKGHALADSQRDMIDDIPFYLIGEYRKMMADTTVRPLPTPTRHKLFAAMDRAVHTTPQFAVGLAMSSARIENYETINGENLKGWYIGDGMTYLYDNDLRQYSESFWATVNPYRMAGTTVDTRPRKAETLPLAPGLLYADGYKSPQHWVGGSSILDLYASEGMWLNGYESSLEAKKSWFMCGDQIVALGAGINSRDNRTIETIAENRKMNPGAAYRIILGKAGTAVSGQTGKAGTVPAEELAPGTEKRNRPTPWAHFEGMDEATSVGYCFPGEANLCAQREERTGTWMQINTMVKDSTPITREYFSLWFDHGRNPSDAAYAYILLPNRSAAQTAAYSAAPDAEILANTPQVQAVHFKNAAVTGLNFWQPSANPVAGVSVDAPASVTMREDEEGLTIGVSDPTQLNTGKIRITLDRAVGKPVEENPKIRVLSTSPLSFEADVKDALGATREIRFASIQ, from the coding sequence ATGAACCGCAAAACCACCACCCGGAACAGTAAACTGCTCCTCTTTTCCTGTGCGGTACTGCTTAGTGCCGCCTTCTTCTGCACAGGATGCTCATCCCAGTCCCGCTCTTTCGACCAAATGCGCCTGGCATTCCGTGAAACGCTGGTCGGTCCTCCCGGACTCGACCTGAACGACAGCGCGGTGATCCACCGCATCGACCGCGTGGACGGACTCACGAAGGAGTACTGGACATCGATGAACAAAACCCCGGACCGTACATGGCTCTGGGAAGATTGCAACGTGGAAGGCATATCGACCATCACCCTGGTCCCGTACAGCCGCCTTTATTACATGGCCCTGGCCGTATCGACGCCCGGATCGGAATTCTACGGCAACGATTCGCTCAAACGGGACGTCATCGACGGCATGGACTGGATGGAGGCCAACCGCTACAATCCTTCGATCCCGCTCTACGACAACTGGTGGATGTTCGTCATCGGCACGCCGCTCAACATCACGCGCGTCATGACGCTGCTGTATGACGACCTGACGCCCGAACAACGGGCCCGCTACGAAGCGGCGATGAACCATTACGCTCCCGACGTAACCTACGAAGGCGCGGCCACCGGGGCCAACAAAGTATGGCAGTGCGCCGCGATGGCCGCCCGCGGATTCCTCACGCAGGACCCGGCGAAACTGGATATGGCCGTCAAAGGGCTGGAAACCGAATTCAAAACAGTCACTACGAGCGATGGCTTTTACGAAGACGGTTCGTTCGTACAGCACCAGTGGCATCCTTATACCGGAGGCTACGGGCGCTCGCTGCTCGAAAACCTGGTCAACATGATCGAAATCGTGCACGGTTCGCAATGGGAGATCCCCCAGGCACAGATGGAGATGCTCTATGGCTGGGTACGCAATGCCTATGAGCCGCTCCTCTACCGGGGGGCCTTCATGGACATGGTGCGCGGCCGCGAAATGTCCCGCCCCGGGGCCGGCGACCGCGGTACGGGACACAGCATCATGCAGCAGCTTTTCCGGCTGTCGCAGCTCTCGACACCGACCGAGAAAGCCTACCTGCAAAGTCTTGTCAAAGGACATGCCCTGGCAGACAGCCAGCGCGACATGATCGACGACATTCCATTCTACCTGATCGGGGAGTACCGGAAGATGATGGCCGACACGACCGTCCGTCCTCTCCCGACACCTACCCGGCACAAACTTTTTGCCGCGATGGACCGGGCCGTACACACCACTCCGCAATTTGCCGTGGGACTGGCCATGTCTTCCGCCCGCATTGAAAACTACGAAACGATCAACGGAGAAAACCTCAAAGGTTGGTACATCGGCGACGGCATGACCTACCTGTACGACAACGACCTACGGCAGTACAGCGAAAGCTTTTGGGCGACGGTCAATCCCTACCGCATGGCCGGCACCACGGTGGACACCCGCCCGCGCAAAGCCGAAACACTCCCGCTGGCACCGGGACTGCTCTACGCCGACGGCTACAAAAGCCCTCAGCATTGGGTAGGCGGCAGTTCGATCCTAGACCTCTACGCCAGCGAGGGCATGTGGCTCAACGGTTACGAAAGCTCGCTCGAAGCCAAAAAATCGTGGTTCATGTGCGGCGACCAGATCGTTGCACTGGGAGCCGGCATCAACAGCCGGGATAACCGCACGATCGAAACCATCGCCGAGAACCGCAAGATGAATCCCGGTGCAGCCTATCGCATCATACTGGGTAAAGCGGGAACGGCGGTAAGCGGGCAAACCGGGAAAGCGGGCACCGTTCCGGCCGAAGAGCTCGCTCCCGGGACCGAGAAACGCAACCGCCCCACCCCGTGGGCACACTTCGAAGGCATGGACGAAGCGACCTCGGTAGGCTACTGTTTTCCCGGCGAGGCAAATCTCTGCGCCCAGCGCGAAGAACGCACCGGAACGTGGATGCAGATCAACACGATGGTAAAAGACTCCACCCCCATCACGCGCGAGTATTTCTCGCTCTGGTTCGACCACGGGCGCAACCCTTCGGATGCCGCCTATGCCTACATCCTGCTGCCGAATCGCAGCGCTGCCCAGACGGCCGCCTATTCGGCCGCTCCGGATGCGGAGATCCTCGCCAATACGCCGCAGGTACAGGCCGTACATTTCAAAAACGCCGCCGTGACGGGCCTCAACTTCTGGCAGCCGTCCGCAAACCCGGTCGCGGGTGTAAGCGTCGATGCCCCGGCTTCGGTCACCATGCGTGAAGACGAAGAGGGATTGACGATAGGCGTTTCCGATCCGACCCAGCTCAACACCGGGAAGATCCGCATCACGCTCGACCGTGCAGTCGGCAAACCGGTAGAAGAGAATCCGAAAATCCGTGTGCTCTCTACGTCACCGCTGAGTTTCGAGGCCGACGTCAAAGATGCGTTGGGCGCTACCCGCGAAATCCGGTTCGCTTCGATTCAATAA